Below is a genomic region from Paenibacillus rhizovicinus.
CTGCCGTTCCTCGAAGTGATTGCGGATCATGCCTGTCCGGTCATTCTTTCAACTGGAATGTGTGAGATTGAAGAAATCGAGGATGCCGTTCGAATATTGACAAGCAAGGGTAACAACAATCTGTCGATTTTGCATTGCAATACGCAGTATCCGACTCCGATGAAGGACGTTAATCTCCGAGCGATACAAACGCTGGAAGAACGGTTTAAGTTTCCTATTGGCCTATCTGATCACTCGCTTGGCATTGAAGTTCCTGTTGCGGCGGTGGCGATGGGCGCAGAAGTCATTGAGAAGCATTTTACGTTAAGTCGGGACATGGAAGGGCCTGATCATAAAGCGAGTCTAGAGCCAACGGAACTTACCGATATGGTGAGATCAATTCGTAATATCGAGCTGGCGCTAGGGGACACAGGGAAGCATGTAACGGAATCTGAGCGGGGTAATATGGCTGTGGCAAGGAAAAGTATCGTAGCATCAAAGAAGATTTCACGAGGTGAAGCATTCACAGTGGAGAATATTACAACGAAAAGACCAGGTACTGGTATTTCCCCAATGAAGTGGTATGAGGTGTTAGGCGGGGCCGCTAAGAGGGATTTCCAAGAAGACGAGCTGATCGAGTTATGACAAGCAAGTATAAGATTTGTGTGGTTACGGCCACTCGAGCAGAGTATGGGCTATTGAGCTCGGTCATCAAGC
It encodes:
- the neuB gene encoding N-acetylneuraminate synthase, with the protein product MKQTLIIAEAGVNHNGEMDLAYRLIDAAVEAGADYVKFQTWKSENVISKHAPKAEYQKETTGEDESMLEMEKKLEFPFENFILLKEYCQKKDIGFMSTPFDIESALFLFSMGVDMVKIPSGEITNLPFLEVIADHACPVILSTGMCEIEEIEDAVRILTSKGNNNLSILHCNTQYPTPMKDVNLRAIQTLEERFKFPIGLSDHSLGIEVPVAAVAMGAEVIEKHFTLSRDMEGPDHKASLEPTELTDMVRSIRNIELALGDTGKHVTESERGNMAVARKSIVASKKISRGEAFTVENITTKRPGTGISPMKWYEVLGGAAKRDFQEDELIEL